From Candidatus Wallbacteria bacterium:
ATTTAAGCGGGCATGAACATTATTATCTGCGCTATGCCGACGAATCGCTGCGCAACATGTACACTGAGATTGATGCACCGACCGCCAAATTCGTGACAGTGGGTAATTTCTGCTGCAAAGAACCTGACAGATACGACTTCAATCCAAAATTCGGTAATAAAAAAGACTATTATCTTTACGAAGGTCCAAATTATGCGGAGATCAACATCGACGAGGAAAAGCTTGAATTCAAAGCCTATGGAAAATACACGGCAGGCTGGGAGAAAATCGACAGTTTCACGCTTGTTTTCAAAAGCGAAGCTGCTCAGAGTGCCGAGACCGAGGAAGTGAAGAAGAACGAGGAAACAAGCCCGGAATAATCCCGGGCTTTGTCAAGCGCTCTTCAGATTACTGCTGGGGCTTGTTTTCAGGTTCCGGCGTCACGGTACTTGCATCCTCCGAATCCCGGCGGCGGATCGGCCGGTAGATCGTAGTCACTACGAAAAGCAGGTACAGGCCTACCCCGATGCCGCTGATGAAACCCAGTGCCACGAACATGATGCGCACAATCACAGGGTCGATTTCGAAGTATTCACCGAGCCCTCCGCAGACTCCGCTGATGACCCGGTCCTCGCGCGAACGGTAATAACGTTTTGCAGCCATGTTGCCTCCTTTAGCTGGTTTCTAATTACAGTTTAGCTCAAATCCTGGATCTGCGGAATATTTACCTTGCAACAATCCGCAACAATCGGATAGATCAGAAACCGCGGGAATAGAGGGTGAAATCAAGAACTGCCTGACTGTAAATTAATTTATCTTCTTATCTTTACAATGGTTGCATCTGGTGATTTCTTTTCTGGAACGGTCATTAGTTTTGGAACAAACGGTATCAATCCGCATGTCGATTAATGATCGAACATTAATGGCATAAATGCATCTTTTGCCCATGGTCTCTCCTTTCTCCCCCAATTAGAGATTCTCCCGACCATGGCTTCACTGCATATCGCTATTGTACCCATGTTATGTTCAATGTCAACAGTATTGCGGACAAAGTCACAATACGCACTTCACCATCTCCCAGGCATTCGGAATTTACCGCATTGAAAAGTCCAGGTCATGGCTGGAACCGTTCAGCTTAATATTCCCCCGGCCGCCTCATTCTTGTGTTGCTTTTAGACTGCACTGCCAGGTTGTGGCGGGAGTCGGAATAGCTGCAGCAGGTCCAGGGCGGGTTGATCGAGGCATCGTTCATCCGGACATAAATATCGGCTTCAAATGATCTGCAGCCTGCGCCGTTGTTCCTGCCCACCAGCAGGCTGACGAAGTTGTAGTGGCCGTCCAGAGTGCCGGCATCAATGCCGGTTGCCGGTTCCTGCAGCGTCAGCGATCCGATGCATCCTGCCATCGGCTGCCCGGTCGGATCCTTGCCAGTATCATTTGTCGAACTGTCGCCTGTCGTAAAAGTGACTGTCGCTGCACTTGTATTATCATAGGAACCTTTGAACTGGAAATCAGCTCCATTTACAGCGGCTTTCATCGGATATTTCGGAGTTTTGCTGAAATAGATGGTGATCACGTCCCCGTTGTCGAGCTGGCCGTTGCCGTTCACATCACCGCTCTGGGCAGCATCGTATATAGCCAGGGGCGGCAGGTAGGAAACGATCAGATTGTCTCTGTTGGCAGGATCCATGATGTCCATGGACACCTTGCCGTCAGGTCCGTTGGACATGATGATTCCGTCGGTGGGTAAGATGGAATACTGGTTGCCCCATGGGTCTCTTTTGTTTTCCGTCAGATATCTTGGCACCAGCCAGTCCAGGGTCTCGCATTTCCTGGATTCCTGGGCCTGGAAGCGGACGATAGCGTCGCGGACCCCGTTCATGGAGCTCTGGGCTGTGGAGATTCTGGCCCTTGTGGCCATGTCCCCCAGTTCAGGGAGCAGCACAGCGATCAAGATTCCGATGATCGCAACGACGATCATCAGCTCGACCAGTGAGAAGCCTCTAATTTTGTGAGACATGATTCTACCCCCTGATAAACTTAGTATTTGTAAACTGATCAAGCAGATTGAATGCCATTTTAAGGCTGGTTAACAACCAAACACTGTGCAGACGAAGATGAGGTGGAATCATTGCAGGACAGGCATTTAAAGCCGGCGGTTCATGAATTCAGGACTGGTCCCTGCTGGAACAGGCATTGAGTTCAGGGTTATTTTAGCGGTTTTTGTTCAGAAAAGTGTAAACTTTACCCAAGTCTGGCACACTATCAAGAATCATCTCCTGCTGACTTTTGATAGGCAAGAGCTGATTTTATGATCTGAGTTACTTCCCAAATACTTTTACCGGCTGTAAATATTTGATACAATAGGGGAAGGCAATTAGAGAGATGGTGCCGAAGGAGGGACTTGAACCCTCATGGGCCTAAGCCCACCGGATTTTGAGTCCGGCGCGTATGCCAATTCCACCACTTCGGCACTGCTTAAATACTATGGAAATTAGTGGAACATGTCAATACCGGGAATGAGGTAGGAATGTCGGAAGTTCTGTCTGTCAGCGGAAAAAAAATATTGATGCTGTTGCCTTTTCTGGCAGGCCTTTTACTGACAGGCTGCGGGAAGCAGAAAGTCAGAGCAGTCTATCCGGATTTTTATCCTGATCCGCTTGCCATGTTCGAGGAAGTCTGGAAGCAGAACGGCAAACCGGATACAGCAGTGACCAAAGGGAGCGGTGAAGTGTCAGGAAAGACTCTCCCGATGTTTTCAGCGGATAAGGAAAAAATCCGTAAAATGGTTAATCAGGGGGATTTCAGCGAAATCAACAACCTGGTCGGAAGCGGTAACATGGACCAGGCTATCAGCAAATTGAAAGCAATGAAATCCGCCTACAGGGACGATCCTGAGAAGTACAACCCTTTCCTGGTCATGCACTGCTCCTTCTATCTGTCGGATCTCTATCACAAGAAGAACAGCCCGGAATGGAAGAGCGAAATGGACGACGTGATGAAATACTACACTAATATCAGCGAAAACCCGGATGTGAAGAAAGTGGTGCAGGACATGCAGGATGTGGACAAATTCATGCAGCAGTTCCACCCGGTCAACACCACAGAGGTCGAAAACAACCAATAATGTTCATCAATGATTCGATCCATGGCCTGATGAAGCTCTCGGAGCTTCAGAAGGACCTTCTGGTGCTGCCTGAAGTGCAGCGGCTGCAATGGATCAGGCAGCTGGGGCTCTCCTTCCTCTGCTACCCTGGAGCCGTGCATACCAGGATCTCCCATTCGCTCGGGGTTTCCTATCTCGCCGGCAGGATCGCCCGTCACCTGGACCTGCCGCAGAAAGACATTGAACTGGTTGAAGCAGCAGGGCTTCTGCACGATATTGGACACACCCCGTTTTCCCACACCCTTGAATCGATGCTGGAAAAAGGGCATATGGAAATTTCCAGGGAAATGGTGACAGGAGCCAGGGTCATACCTATGGAAGGGGCGGGGAAAATCCCGGAAATACTGGAAAAGCATCAACTGGACCCGGTCAGGATTGGGGAACTGATTACCAACCGCTATCGCGGAAGCGAACCGCTGCAGCAGATCATTTTCGGTGATTTTGATGCAGACCAGCTGGACTACCTGGTGCGCGACTCTTATTTCTGCGGGATCGCCCACGGCAGGATCGACATTTACCGGATCATTTATACCATGGCATTATCTGATGACGGCTCCAGGCTCTTTCTCAGGGAAAAGGGGATCGAAGCGATCGAAGAGATGCTGGTAGCCAGAGAGCATATGTATTCGAGCGTCTATACCCACAAGACATCCCGCAGCGCCGAGCTGATGCTGCTTAGTGCAGTCCGGAAAGCCGGCGCCAGGCTCGGTGCTTTCGATTCCATGGTGGATGCGCAGCTTTTCTCAGCGCTGGAAAATGCGACCCCTCTGGGTCGGGATACAGTCTCCAGGCTTTTAACCAGAAGACTTTTCAAAATGGCGTACGCCCTTTACAATCAACCTGATCTGCGCAGCCGGCTGCAGGCTGTTTCGCAGAAATACAGCGAGAGCGATCTGGAAAAGATCATCGCAGAGCGTGCCGGAATTTCTGCGGACCAGGTGATTGTGGACATGCCTGTGGAAGCGCTCAAGCTTGGGGAACCCCGCCTGAAAAAGATCAACATCACTGTTCTGACCAAGGAAATGCAGGAAAAGCCGCTCCAGGAAGTCTCTACTCTGATCCGCTCTCTGCTCGAAAAGGAGGGCACCAATGTCATACTCGGAGTTTACTGCGTTCCGGAAAAACGCAAAGAGGTCAGAGAGGCGGCTCTGGAAGTTTTAAAGAGTGATTCAGTTTAATCGCTGGTTCTATGCTTGAAGTTGGTATGTTAGTAGGTTGGTATGTTAGTAAGTTGGTATGTTAGTAGGTTGGTATGTTGGGAAGATGGGATGTTTTACGGGACTATTACAGGGGGAAAATGGAACAACTGAAATACATGGTCAAACTGCCTCTTGGGAAAGACCTGGCAGGCCGGATACTGGCAAAGCCGGTGATCGGGCATGATCAGGTGCTGCTCGAAGAAGGCACCAGGCTTGAGCCAGCTCAGCTTGAATCTCTGGAAAAAACCGGGATCAGGGAACTCTTTCTGGAATCTGATTCAGGCATGGAAGTTGTTCTGGAAGGCCATCCCGGTCCGCTGGAAGCAGAGGCTCTGGAATTAGTCAGCAGCTATCAGGAAACGCTGGATCTGGTGCTGGCAATCCAGGACTCTGTGAAAAATGACGACAAGATCGAAATCGGATCCTGCCAGCGGCTGGTGGAATATTTCAGCCGCAAGCTGGGCTCAAAGCGGAGCCATCTGCTGGAACTTCTGTCACGTAAGACACCTTATAATTATCTGCTGTCTCACTCGCTCAACGTCAGCATCCTGGCCATGCTCCTGGGCAGGCGGCAGGGAGTGGCGGATCTGGAGGTCACCTCCCTCGGCCTGGCCGGCATACTGCACGACCTGGGCATGGTCAAAGTCAAACAAGTCTGGGATAAGGAAGAGAAAATCACACAGGCGGAATTTTTCCAGGTGATGAGACATCCCATTTACAGCGCTGACATTATCGGGAGACTTCATGGAGTGCCGGGACAGGTCGGAGTCATCAGTTATCAGCATCACGAGCGGCTGGACGGCAGCGGTTATCCGCGGGGTCTCGGCAGAGCCAGGATTCACAAGCTCTCCAGGATTTTCATGGTTGCGGATGCTTATGAAGCCAGTTCCTCAGAGCGCCGCCATAAAGACACCAGACACAAGTTTTACAGCATCAGTGAACTGATCAATCTGGCAGGCACACAGTTCGACCGTGAGGCAGTACGCGCACTGGTGACTGAACTTTCGCTCTTCCCCCCAGGCAGTTATATCCGCCTCTCAAATGGCAGGGTAGCGAGAGTGATCGACACGAATCCGGAGCGGGCCGACAGGCCGATGGTGGAAATACTTCCTGATACTGACGGACACAGGAAACGGGAATGGGTGGATCTGTCCGATGCCAAGGAGTTGAAAATTGTCGAAGTCCTCCAATGTAATGTCTGAAATCGGAATCGATTACCTCCAGGTGGAATCACTTGATTCCTCCCTTTTCGGTAATCAGAATCCGTTCTGCCTGGAGATCGGATGTGGACAGGATCCCTTTCTGCTCAAAATGGCAGTCAGGCATCCGGAGTGGAACTTCATCGGGATCGAACTGGAGAACTGGGTGCTCGGCAAGCTGCTCAAAAAGGCCCGCAAAGTGGCCCTGCCCAATCTGAAGCTTCTCCGTTCGGATGCCAGGACCGCAATCTTTGAAAAAGTAGCTTATGAATCAGTGCACGAATTTTACATCAATCATCCTGACCCCTGGCCTAAGACGCGGCATCGCAGGCGCAGGCTGGTCAAGGACGAGTTTCTTGAGATGCTGATCAGCAAGCTTGTCCCTGGAGGGAAACTGTTTTATTCTTCGGATTTCGAGGATTATGCCTTGCAGGTTGCAGGGAAGCTCCACAGCACAGGTTTAACGACCTCGCTGTTTCCAGGCAGGCTTTATTCCACTGATTTCCCGGATTATCCCAGAACCCGCTTCATGAGGCGGTTTCTTAATCTCGGTCAGCCGATTTATTTTGTGGCTGTGGAGAAGAATTATCAGAAGTGAGTTCATATCATGCACATCCTGACTGTCGACCTTGAAGACTACTATCATCCCAATTTGATGGGAGATAAGGGGACGCCATCACTTAATTCTACCGAATTAAGTGTGGCGTCCCCTTATCTCCCTAGGATTGTGCAGTCCACAGAAACTGTGTTAGCTATTCTGGATCAGTATAAAGCCAGAGCCACTTTTTTCGTGCTTGGAGAAATCGCGGAACTGGAGCCAGGGTTGATCAGGAGGATTTCAGCGGAAGGTCACGAGATTGCCAGTCACGGCTATCAGCATGAGCTTTTGTATCAGCTGCCGCTCCCGGAAGCCGTTTCCCAGATCGAACGCTCAAAAAAAATGCTGGAAGACCTTACAGGCAAACCAGTGCATGGATTCCGCGCGCCAAGCTGGTCGATCCTGCCTGGAAACATCCGGCTGCTGGATGAACTTAAAACAATGGGATTTACCTATGATTCAAGCCTTTTTCCGGCCAGGACCTGGCTTTACGGAGATTTCAGCTTTTCCAGGGAGATCAGGCAGCTTGAAAACGGGCTCCTGGAATTCCCGCCCTCCTGCCTGAACCTTATATTCAAAAGGATTCCATTCAGCGGAGGTATTTATTTCCGCACTTTGCCGTTTTCTCTGATCAAAATGGGCTTCAGGCAGGCTGAGAAAGACGGCAAAAGAGTGGTCACTTATTTTCATCCCTGGGAATTCGACCAAGATCAGCCCCGCTTGAATCTGAACATCATGGATTCATTCATCCATTACCACAATCTCGCCAAAACCGGAGTCAGACTGAAAAAACTGCTGAGTATGTATCAGTTCGTGCAGATTCACTCAGTAATTCCAGTTGATCATAGTTTTACGGTCTAAGGCTCTTTGAAAGAAATCCTGGGTATTGAAGATGAATAAAGTTGCATGATTCAAGAAATTTGATGATAATTTTTGCATGGAAGATGCAATGAATGTCAAAAACTTTCCTGATAAAAATTCAATTCCGCACGCTGACAGACCTCTGATCAGGATTTTTCTCGTAGAAGATCATAAGTTGGTGCTGAAAAGCATGAAAATGCTGATCGATCAAATGGAAGGAATAAAGGTTTGTATGGAAGCAGAAACCGGACAGGACTTCCTGCAACTGGCTCAATGCTCTGACTATGACCTGGTCTTGCTTGATTATGGCTTACCGGATGGAAATGCCGACTTGCATCTCATGGAGTTCCGCAAAACAAACAGCACCCCAGTATTAGTGATGAGCGGATACAATCTTGGAGACGAAGCCATAAACTCTTTGAGGGACCTGACCAATGGATTCATTTCCAAGGGTAAAGAACCATTTGAACTGGAAGCAGCAATCAGGACAGTGGTCGGGCATAGTAACTGTCAGCAGATTGTCGAGTCAAATAAAGTGTCTACCGATGAATCAGGTGCAGTAGTTACTGATGCTCTTTCCCCGCAGGAGCGTAAGGTTCTTGATCTGTATATCCAGGGAAAAGGGACAAGAGAAATAGCAGACTCTTTGTGCATCAGAGAAAAGACAGTATTGACATATAAATACAGGATGCTTTCAAAAACAAAATCCAAGAATTTAGCAGAATTGGTTAATAAAGTGATGATACTAAGCTTATTGGCCTGTTTTCAGACATTGTTAGTTACAAGCTTAATTCACATATAATATCGTGTACGAGAATTGCCATATTGACAAGGCATCTAGTCCGGGTACCATTAGATAAATACACTAGAAAATTCGCTTGGTTTTTAACTAAATATTCGCATAAAAACTAAAAGAGGTTGATCAATTCAGCCCGTATGTATGCAGAAATGCCAGTAATAACGGCATAGGTTTATTGAGGAGGGCGTTGTGACTGTTGGTCACAGAAAACCATATGATTTTCTGAATTACAATCAAATATCAACTTGTTATATTATTACTGATCAGGCACAAATCACCTGTACTATCGATTCCAAATAGACTGTTTCACTGAAAACAAATCCCTGGAGGATAAATGAAAAATCGCCTGAAAATCATCGTAATGGCAATTCTTGTGTCTCTTGGCCTGTATTTTCTGATCAGGCACACATTGACGTATAAAACGGGAGGTCGGGACGACCTCACCCAAAAGGTCGCACAAGTCCCGGTGCAGACTGGTAATCAGCCTCCGATTCTGCCGAAATCTTCCGGGCAGACACAGGGGTCCCCTACAGCAACTCCTGCTGCCATTTCACCGACTGCTGATGTCGCTTCCACCGAAGAGGTTGATATTGATAAGGTGGTCTGGGCGCGGGATTACTTGAAAAAATACATAGGGAAAGTACCAGACATTCTGCTTAATAAATTGAATGATCTGTTGAAAGCTGCTGACAGTAAAGACGGGAAAAGATTCCGCGAGCTTTTGGATGAACTGACTGTTAACTTCAGTTTACTGGCAGAGCCATTATCTGAGATTGCTAAAGACAACACTGCTGACGAATATTTACGTGGCGTGGCTATTGAATTGTTAGGTTTGAATGGTGAATCGAACAAGAACTCGGTTGATACGCTGATTTCAATGACTAAGAAATTGTTTCCTAAAAAGGTCAGATCTAATTCAGTGAAGATGCTGGGATTAGGGAATTATTACGATCAGAAAACAAAGGATACTATCTACGAGGTCGCAGCGGATAAAAATGATGAAACCCATACTCTAGCGCTTTCTTTTGCCTGGAAATGCAAAGATCAGAAAACCGAGAAAATGCTGCAGGAAGTATTGGAAAATCCGAATTCTTTGCAAGACGATAAAGCTATGGCTGCATATTCTCTGAGTGTATTTCCGCCTTCAAAAAGATCCACTGACGCTCTGAGCAATGTCATCAATGATGATAAAAATTCGGAAATGACCATAGGCTGCGCGATCAAGGCTATTGCTCGGATGGATTCAGATGCTGCCATGAGCATTGTGGAAAAAAGAATCGATGATCCAAGTAGTGTAATCAGCGGTAATGCATTTACAGCCATCTTGGTGATGAGAACAGTCAGCGACAGCCTGATCAACAGATTACTGGCAATCGTCCTTGACCCACATATATATAGAAGCATAAGGACAGATGCGTCAATTGCCTTGACAGTAGTAAATACCTCTGCTCCTTATGAATTAAGGTCAAATTTCGGAGAATATAAAATCAGAAGAGGAAAAGGCTCTGCTTTATTAAAGCATGAGAGGGTGGATGCGGTTTTAAGGGATAAGTTTTCATCATTGGATGATACTGGGGCAGACTGTGCTGCACGGGTATTTGCCGCATACAAGGACAAAGATGCCTGTGCTTTGATAAAAGAGCGAATTAACAGAAATGATAATGAAGATAAGGGTGATTTAAAAGAATTTTTAGAAGCCATTGAGGTGGGTGAATGAAAAAGGTTTTTTTACTGGTTATTTCTCATTTTTACGTTGATGCAACCTTCTTTTTCGCTTCAATCACCAGGCCCTGGTGAAATCGGAGACCTGATCTTTAGAGACGGAATGTTTGCCCCATGGTGGTTTGTTGATCCGGAAATCGGGCATTGCGGCATATTCATCGGATATCATGCTCCAGCCACTGTGATTCCGAGAATAGTTGAATCAAACGACGACTTCCCGGAATATCATAAAATTCAGATGGCGCTTTACTCAAATTTTGAGACTTCCGGGCAACCGCCGCTATACACTGGAACTTACCGTGGAGCCAAAACCTGGTGGAACGATCTGTCGTATAAAAATAGAGACGCGATCTGTAAGTATGTGGAAGAAAAGGCTAAAAATGCACCGACATATTATATGGATATTGGAGTTCTACCTGAGTGGGTGATGGCCTTATCTAAAGGAGCATCATTTGATGGGCTTACTATTGAAATTGAAAATTGGCTTCATACAAGTTTTAGGCATTTCATGGAAGAACCTGAACACTATTACAATCCGGCCCATCCTTTTCAACCATATTCAGACAATACCGGAGATGGCGATCTGAACTTGATGAATTGTGCCTGGTTGTGCGAATATTCCTATAGAAAACCATTAAATTCATTTGTTGTCAGTGATCCGAATTATGCAATTTACTGCAAACCCACACCATTATCTCATTGGCAGGATTTACTCATATCTAACAAACCCACTATGTTACATCCAAAGCAAGTGTATGATTCCGGTATGCTGCGTTCGTCAGAAGCTATCAAACCCACGCTACAGATTGGCATTGACAATATTCAGTATCCAGATAAAAAAGATGTGACCAAAACTGTCATACAGAATTGTGAGCTGAAGTTAAAAGCAACTGACGCAGGTGGTATCTATAAGATCAAGTTGCTCGTTGATGGTTTAGAGAAACCCATATTACTCGACAGAGGCTTGACTGAAGTCACAGCATCATACTTTGTTGATATCAAAGGGAAAAAAATTGGGGAATTTTTCTTGATTCAAGCGACTGCCATTGACATGGCTGGAAATGAAAGCGATAAATATCTTGTAAATCTGATTGTTGGTGGGACAAAACTGAAAGTCGACATCCAACCGGATGAACTCCAGGACGGGAAAATCCCAGACGGAAAATGGCAGTATCGGAAATATGACGAGATAACAATGTTTTATGGCCCGTGGAGCGACCCGGCTGCCTCTGGAATTTTTGAACTTATTCCAGGCATTTATGAACTTCAAGCAAAGGACCTTACTGCCGATGGCTGGGAATTTGATAATCCATCCAATGGGAATATGGTAGTGGATCTCACAGCGAGTGATGAAGATAGAAACCCACCTGATGGTGGAAGCCCACCGTTAGCTGCAATTGCCAGACCAGGAAGCATATGCCAAAAGAGTATTGGTTCAGATGGCTCAGTTGGTAAGGAAGTTACTTTCATCTACAAGCAGATATACAAGGACCTCACTGTCTACATCGAGCCACCTGAGGTACAGAAAACTGCCCGCTGGTTCCTGGCAAACCATGAAGGATTGTTCAAACACTGCGATCAATTGCCATTACAGGATAATGATCAAACTACTGTCTGCTTTACTGAAGTGGCAGGCTATAAAACGCCGGAAGACATTGAAGTCACAATGGCACAAAATCAGACCGTGACGGGCACTTATGTACCTGATACATCCAAAATACAGAGTACAACCCTGAAAGTGACGCTGCTGCCTGAGGAGATCAATCAGATGACCGGCTGGAAGACATCGGTGGATACTGCTGAAACCTGGCACAAGAGCGGCGACATAGTGAAAATCTCGCCTCCAGGATACGTGGATGTCTATTTCAAGCCTGTGGAATATTGGATTGCACCGCAGGATCAAAAAGACGTGGATATGAGAATATCCCGTGAAATCACTGCGACTTACATAAACAACCGGGATACGCTGAGTCCGGTCGTCAGTCCTGGATACTTATACCAATGGGTGGTCAAAGGCGGAGGGAGATGGAAAGTAAGTTACGAGGGCGGAGACACTGGCTGGCTGGCTTTTGATCAGGCCGTACCTTTGAATGCGGGAGTTGCATATACAGTCTCTTTTGCCGCTGCAGACAAATTCGTCGGCACACCCGAACCGGTAAACGGAGTGATGCAGAATTATCCAACATATGCCTATGCTTCATACATGCCTGAGCGTCACTGGCAGTTTGTGCAGTCTTTTCCAAAGCGTCCCCGTATAGTAGGTGAGCACATAGTTTCTGATAATTGCACTTACAAAGTTGAGAACGGATCGCTGCAACCAACCTCAGATCCTCTGCCATTGATTTACACGAGAACCAATCAGACATTGAACTGGTTGAATCATGAATGTGAATGCGGACGCAGAGGTGATAAGGCATACAAGTGGCCTTGGTATAGTCACAGTGATACTGGTTCCGGTTGGTTGTATGGATTTTATTATACGACAGATTGCGTGTCCCAGCAGATCCAATCGTTCAATTTACCATGGCATTCTTCAATCGACTGGTTTTCCATAGGAGAACATTACAGCTATTTTAATATGGCTGAGCTATTCTGGTTCCTCGAACCTCCCTGGGGCCCTGTCCTCAACGATCATCTGGTAGATCAAAATGCCCTAGTAGGCACATCAGGACTTAATACCTCATTGATCTGCAACAATGAATATCATCTGGTAGGGAGTAGATTTCATTATCACGGGACCCCGGGAATTGTTGAATTTCCAAATCTTCATAAATCGAGTGAAGCATCAGGAATTATAGAATTGATTCATTCTTCATTTCCGTATGATCAATACTTTTTTGAAATCGGTGGTTCACTCTTTGCTTTGATCCCTCGGGGCACTAATATAACCGATTTGTATAAGCTTGGAAGCGGCGGAGGCGACTTTGCCATACTTGCAGGCGAGAATTTCGTTGCGGCAAATGGGAAATGGAGACTATTTCACGAAGGCTGCTGGCGCGATCCTGGTATCTATAAAATTTCTGATGGATGTAAGCTGGAACTGGAATACAAAGTCGATGAAGGCTATGACATAGAAGGTCAGTCTTCTTTCATTACGAACGACAGAAACGATTCAGTTATAGTAAAAGCTATTCCAAAGAGAAATATCTGCCTTTATCTGAACCCATCTGATGCCCAGTTCCGCTTCAGCACAGACCCCAAATGGCGCTGGCGATCGTCTGGCTGCTATCCGTTTCCCAGTGATGGAAACCCTGCGACTCAATATGTCACGATTTATTTCAAGGACATGCCAGACTGGGAAAATCCAGGTCCATATTCCTTTATTCCCTATGGCACCAGTGAAATCAGCCTGAATATAAGTTACAAGCCTAAGCGGTATCTGACGGTCAGGCTTCAGCCTGCGGGAGCGACCTTGTGCGGTGCAAAGTGGAGAGTGAGCGGTTACACAGACTGGAAGGCAAGCGGCGATACTGTGGAATTATCTGACGGATTTTCCGCAGCCATTGAATATTATGGATTATCCAGCAGTAGCGGCTGGATCAATCCCATGCCGCAAGTGGAAGAAGTGGTGATGAATGAAAGCAAAGTGCTTGAGCGAACCTATGGGATGAACGCGAAAACATTGAAAGTTCTTCTCGGGCCTGATGAGTATGCCGTCTACCAGGGGCGCTGGAGATTGAAAGGCAGCGAGGTCTGGCACCAGAGCGGAGAAACAATGGAAGTCAGATCCTATTCGCAAGTCTTTGTGGAATTCATGGACATCCAGCGCAGAACCACTCCTGGAACAGTCACCTGCACCATGAGCCAGAATCAAACAGTTTGGGGTTATTACACCGGATATCATAAACTCCAGGTGTACATTATCCCTCAGGAAGCAATAGCAGCAGGCGCTAGATGGCGCTTTGCCGGTGGCGAATGGCATAG
This genomic window contains:
- a CDS encoding PspC domain-containing protein is translated as MAAKRYYRSREDRVISGVCGGLGEYFEIDPVIVRIMFVALGFISGIGVGLYLLFVVTTIYRPIRRRDSEDASTVTPEPENKPQQ
- a CDS encoding prepilin-type N-terminal cleavage/methylation domain-containing protein, with protein sequence MSHKIRGFSLVELMIVVAIIGILIAVLLPELGDMATRARISTAQSSMNGVRDAIVRFQAQESRKCETLDWLVPRYLTENKRDPWGNQYSILPTDGIIMSNGPDGKVSMDIMDPANRDNLIVSYLPPLAIYDAAQSGDVNGNGQLDNGDVITIYFSKTPKYPMKAAVNGADFQFKGSYDNTSAATVTFTTGDSSTNDTGKDPTGQPMAGCIGSLTLQEPATGIDAGTLDGHYNFVSLLVGRNNGAGCRSFEADIYVRMNDASINPPWTCCSYSDSRHNLAVQSKSNTRMRRPGEY
- a CDS encoding HD domain-containing protein; protein product: MFINDSIHGLMKLSELQKDLLVLPEVQRLQWIRQLGLSFLCYPGAVHTRISHSLGVSYLAGRIARHLDLPQKDIELVEAAGLLHDIGHTPFSHTLESMLEKGHMEISREMVTGARVIPMEGAGKIPEILEKHQLDPVRIGELITNRYRGSEPLQQIIFGDFDADQLDYLVRDSYFCGIAHGRIDIYRIIYTMALSDDGSRLFLREKGIEAIEEMLVAREHMYSSVYTHKTSRSAELMLLSAVRKAGARLGAFDSMVDAQLFSALENATPLGRDTVSRLLTRRLFKMAYALYNQPDLRSRLQAVSQKYSESDLEKIIAERAGISADQVIVDMPVEALKLGEPRLKKINITVLTKEMQEKPLQEVSTLIRSLLEKEGTNVILGVYCVPEKRKEVREAALEVLKSDSV
- a CDS encoding HD domain-containing protein, yielding MEQLKYMVKLPLGKDLAGRILAKPVIGHDQVLLEEGTRLEPAQLESLEKTGIRELFLESDSGMEVVLEGHPGPLEAEALELVSSYQETLDLVLAIQDSVKNDDKIEIGSCQRLVEYFSRKLGSKRSHLLELLSRKTPYNYLLSHSLNVSILAMLLGRRQGVADLEVTSLGLAGILHDLGMVKVKQVWDKEEKITQAEFFQVMRHPIYSADIIGRLHGVPGQVGVISYQHHERLDGSGYPRGLGRARIHKLSRIFMVADAYEASSSERRHKDTRHKFYSISELINLAGTQFDREAVRALVTELSLFPPGSYIRLSNGRVARVIDTNPERADRPMVEILPDTDGHRKREWVDLSDAKELKIVEVLQCNV
- the trmB gene encoding tRNA (guanosine(46)-N7)-methyltransferase TrmB, which codes for MSEIGIDYLQVESLDSSLFGNQNPFCLEIGCGQDPFLLKMAVRHPEWNFIGIELENWVLGKLLKKARKVALPNLKLLRSDARTAIFEKVAYESVHEFYINHPDPWPKTRHRRRRLVKDEFLEMLISKLVPGGKLFYSSDFEDYALQVAGKLHSTGLTTSLFPGRLYSTDFPDYPRTRFMRRFLNLGQPIYFVAVEKNYQK
- a CDS encoding polysaccharide deacetylase family protein, which translates into the protein MHILTVDLEDYYHPNLMGDKGTPSLNSTELSVASPYLPRIVQSTETVLAILDQYKARATFFVLGEIAELEPGLIRRISAEGHEIASHGYQHELLYQLPLPEAVSQIERSKKMLEDLTGKPVHGFRAPSWSILPGNIRLLDELKTMGFTYDSSLFPARTWLYGDFSFSREIRQLENGLLEFPPSCLNLIFKRIPFSGGIYFRTLPFSLIKMGFRQAEKDGKRVVTYFHPWEFDQDQPRLNLNIMDSFIHYHNLAKTGVRLKKLLSMYQFVQIHSVIPVDHSFTV
- a CDS encoding response regulator transcription factor: MNVKNFPDKNSIPHADRPLIRIFLVEDHKLVLKSMKMLIDQMEGIKVCMEAETGQDFLQLAQCSDYDLVLLDYGLPDGNADLHLMEFRKTNSTPVLVMSGYNLGDEAINSLRDLTNGFISKGKEPFELEAAIRTVVGHSNCQQIVESNKVSTDESGAVVTDALSPQERKVLDLYIQGKGTREIADSLCIREKTVLTYKYRMLSKTKSKNLAELVNKVMILSLLACFQTLLVTSLIHI